In the Salvia splendens isolate huo1 chromosome 16, SspV2, whole genome shotgun sequence genome, TTTTTATACATCCCATATATAAAATCTAATCTTAGTAGGAAAATTTAGATATAAAGGGATAAATAAAAGGGAAAGAGAGAATTGATTTTGTGTGGGATAAGGAATTGTATTACAAACGAGATGAAGATGTCCTAGAAAAACCTGGGTACCCCCTCCACCCACCCCACCACCTTCTTTAGATTTGATTATTATtctatgaaaattaaaaattaagaaaataaacttGTAACTGAAATCAAGAAAAGAATGGAATCTGATTGAAAAAGACTGTTTGGTTCAATAGAAATCTATGGGCCGAGGTGTCAGTGTTTGTCCCTAAATTGCCTCTGAACAAAACAAAGTACATATATTATGACATTATGTATTGTATGGTGATTATGCAatcaaaatcttgaattttttttattaagtaaaaaaaacatgtttcaaacatacATAAAGATTAGCCAATTATTGTTGATTATATTGGCCCCTCTTTGCTTATTTTAGTtggattttaaaatattaatgggTAAAATGAATTGTTCTTTTGGGGTATGTTttgtttattaaaattattttgttatatGAATCCAAATGTATTGTTCAAATATGATGAATTGTCACTTCATATTCTACTTCATCTCCTGGCCACTTTTGTAAGGTCATATTCAATGTTTCATGCCTCTTCGATTGTAGAGAAATACGACTTGGTGATAATTTTGCGTTGAAAAATAATGTAAAGCGCCGAAAGTGATTTTATAATTATCGTCTAGATAAAAGTTGTTCGAATTTTGTTGAGATTGTCATTTTGGAAGGTCTAATTCAATGTTTCATACATGTTTCAGTTAACGGAAAATTCAAATGTATGTTGATTTAGCGTTGAAAATAAGCGGAAGAGCCAAAAGCATCTTTATGAGTAATTGTCTAGTTGAAAGTTGGCCGAAATTTAAGTCGAGATTGAAATTCAAATATGTGCAAACTGTATGGCTGAAAAATAGTGTAGAGCGCCTAAAGTGTCTGGTTGAAAGTTGGCcaaaatttaaattgagattGCAATTCAAACTTttgcaattttttatttactcaaAATTTTAAGTGGAGATTTTGCAATCTAAATCTGAAGTTATGTTGCTAAGTGTAAAAAGGGTTATTTTGAAGGAATAATTTCATACTTCTATAATTCAGGtttcattcattttttgaaGATTTAACCTCAATACAAGATTATACTCTAAAAAATCTTTACACTCTTCAGTTTGTAGTAATTTGCAAAGGGTTTTGAGTTAAGTTGTAAGTTAGTTTGAGTTTTAAAGGCAGATTGTGATTACATACTATCTTGCATGAATATGATATTATTAGGGAAGTGATCAAAAAATTTATGAGCATTAATTTACTTACTAATTAAAACGCGACTCTtagaaaaagataaaatgaaacGTTATTTAATTCCTAATTAAAGCTTATATTTATGGAAAGACGTTTAATTGATCGCCTAAAGAAAGGTCTCTTTTAACCGAGTATTCattagatataaaaaaaattataaggaCTTAATTGTCATCACATAATCTTCCTAAATCCTAAATATATATAGCTCCATTCCTAGGCatcaatatttattattattccCTCTCTATTATCATGACAAAGATATGTTCAACATATTCAAAAAATGGGCTATTTTCTTTAAGTTACGAATTTAACCAGAAATCgatcaaattttgtatttttttttataatttgcttaattttttttatttgtcgtGCTTCATCAATATTGCATTAAAATCCATGCTCACAACTAATAAGAGTATGacaaaaaaagtgaaaaaaattaattacaatcTCACCCACTCCAGAAACAAACATTATCAAAATAGTACTATTATCAAACAACATTACAAACTAAGCATATATTTTCCTCGATAaaacaacaccacaattatATAACATCAAATATATAACCACAATCACAAGACAGGAAAGCTTACTAATTTAAGGAAGAACAGAAGAGTTGAGAGCAAGCTTGTTATAACCATAGTGATTACGAAGCCTAATGATAGAAATAGCGCAGATTATGATCATCAGCAACACCCCAACGAGCGAAGAGATCATGGCGGCTCCCCCACGGTCACAGAAGCTCTCGAATTTGTCGCATATTTTGTTCCACCGCGCGTGGGAATTCCCGTTCCTCCCCAGCTGCCCCATGAACACCGCCGCGCTTGCACCACCGGAGACAATAGCCACGTTCACCTATAAACTTGAAAAGGTTAAAAATCAAAGGATCCCACTTTCagttttttacaaattttgatttattttttttttcaaatatgttAGTCTAATTTTAAGGTAATTAATTAGAGTTATAAAATTTAAAGTTGTGGCTGATAGTAGAACTATAATTCTAGTTATAAATAGTGAGGCACAATATACTAAAGCGACGCAAGATGAATTGTCCAAGCACAACTTAGTTGGTAAGACGTTTTTCTCCAAATAATAAGTCTTGAGGACATCGAAAACGAAAACATACCAAGTCCAAGACTGGAACAGCCAAGGGAGCGAGCCCTTTGAAACTGAGCTTGGATCCAGCAAAACCAACAGCCAGCATCAGCAAGTTGTGAAGAGCAGCATTGGCATTAGCAACCACAAAGAACCTGTGTTTTCACATCCACTGTGTCAAGTGTGTGAATTTTTGTTGCATAAATATTTTTGTGGGTTTAAAGTGTAGAAGATCATACACAAATGCCGGAGTGTGTTGGAACTTGGCACTGAGGGTGGCTCGGAGAGGCACTGTTCCGATCGTTGCAACAGTGAAGGTCTTCGTCTGCTTGTTAAGTGCCATAACCAGCGTAGCATCCAGTGTTAGTAGAAATGCAAGCAACCTAAGCACCTTGATGATCCAGTCTACCTTCGTGGAGGCTGCTGGAGCTTGGTCTTGGCCGACCTCCGGCTTTTCTCCTCCTTCTGAAGGCATTTCTGTGGCCGCAGTGGTGGTCAGGGGTATTGTGGAGGATTGTTGAATGGTGTGAAGTTGGGAAGGTAGCGATTTTTCATTGACAAACgcatgtattatatatatacagagAGAGAGAAGCATTTAAATAGTAATTGTGTTTGGTTAGTCTAACTAAAAGCTAATCTCATGCAATTAGTTTCAGTAGTTGGGAAAAATCCATAAGTAAACTCAAATGGATACAATGTAGGTAAATATTGATTGGAAATTAGCATAGAGGGCTACACACTACACTAACTTGCACCATAAAGCAATCACAGTGTgtatccctctctctctctctgggtgtgtgtgtgtgtgtttatataaCAAAGCCAATTCATGAAACGAAAGCATTACACATAAGGTAACTTTGTCTTTCCAACTATATTTCATGACATTAAGTTACAGTAAATACATATATTAGGTAAGCATAACATTAACAAGAAAAAAATGACAACAATAGAACTTATACAAAAATGACAATAAAAAGTCATACTTTTCTTAGTCCTATACAAATAATGCAAGAGAATTCATATTACTACAGCCAGGATATGCACATCATATCTCTATGCCCTTGAAGAAGACAAGGACCAGAAATAGTCATTCACAACAGAAGATCAGAACATGTTATGAATTGTTCTATTTCCATTGCATTCTTAAGTTGTCACACCAACAACAACGTTGTTCACCTGTGATGATATATCAAATCAGTGTCTATTTGTTATTGCAATGGGAAAGTGACAGGAGTCGAATGACTAGAGTCGAACAACTCACCAACTTGCCGCTTTCATCAACAGTCATGGGATTATGAACGACGACTGTTTGATTATGAGACTGGGATGGCGCCTgcaacagaagaaaaaaaattttatccATGTGTAAAAAACATGTAGTACAGTACTATTTCTTCCTGGGAGGGGTAGAGGAGGAACTAACTAACCAAGTGAGTAGGTGGCGATGCAGATGTTGCAATCCCTCCAGGTGGATGTACAGGAATAGGAACCCTTGCGTCGCCATTCTGAATAAGAAGAGACACATAACTAtattaaaaaacatacatgattcgataTCACCTTATTATATGCAGTATCAGCACCATCCAGGAGCCACTAATCAGAGAAACCACCATATATTATCGTAACTAATCAATAATAATCTCCTTCTCATGTCCACATTTTACAAACACATATTGCAACCCATAAGAAGTGCAAGTGGGTACGGAAAGTAGTACACAAAAGAAACTCATACACACCTAGGATAAGAATAACATTCCCTAATGATACATATTATATATCCTTCTCACTTTCCCCATTGGCATTTCCTCATCATTTTCTCAAAGCATACATACCTAGAGAAGAGGGATAAAGAAGAGACTCCTCATTCCCCCAGTATAATCCCTCTCACACTCTTTgtattaattcttttaataaatgGCTAATAAGTAACAAACAATCAAAAATATTTGGTGTCTTTAAAACATAACCACAACCAGGTAGTAAGAAACCTATGGAGTTCAAGTATTGTAACATTTCTTGTATCTTTTCCTTGATTGCGAAGCAGTTAAGCCtggtattaaaaaaataagcaTGCACGTAGCTAACGAACAGAGAGAGATAgcatattttctcttttcacgCCAAGTTGTTGGCAAAGGCTACTAGCAGAAAACTACTTGGCTCAGTCCTATATTTGCAATACATTTTTTATATTCAGAGGTGCGTGTGAGGGAGAGTAAGAGCACAGTACTAACATTAACGTTTGTAATGAAATGGCAAACGGCACATTTAACTGATGGAGCTCCAGCTGGATACATGAGCATGGTATGGCAGTTTCCACAGTTGACATGAGCGATATTACTAGAAGCTGGTGGAGGTGTTGTTGGTAGTGGTGCTACTGCTGCTGGCCCTACCAATTCATCATTGAGCAACAATCAGATAAAAATCAGGGAAATGCCAAGGATCTAAGCATTACTGAAATTGGTTCGAGGAAAACATGATAAAAGGACCAAGCACAATATACACAGCTATGATCCATCAATTTCATACCAGGTACAAGGTTCACTGTGTGGCAGCAAGAGCACCTAACACTTGCAGCCCCTCGAGCGTGCATAAGTAATGTTCGGCAGCCTCCACATATTAGTTGAGCCATTTCCATCCCTGCATATAGCAATAAAACTTCAGTAAAATTGAAACTAACTGAAAGCATGGAGAGACAATGAGAGGCACGTGCAATCGATAAATCATAACATTTCTAAGTGATATTAGAAACACTCTTGAAGCTTAAGAGGACTAAGCAAACTGCCACCGGAAATTTCAGCTGAAAATATCAGCACAGTGAGGAAGTTGCAACGGAGTGCAAGCAGTACATGTGCATCAAATTATGACGTTTCCTAGATATAAGAGTCTTAAGATTTACCAGCAGGAGGGACAGCAGTGATCACATTACATATTGCACAGCAAACATTAGTAGCTCCTCGGGGGTAAAGAAGCACCGTTCTACACCCGGTGCAAATTATTTGGCTCTGCATTTCTACAGAAACCTAAATTGTGAAAAAGggtaaaagaacaaaaaaatattagcATTTGGTGCAGACGAAATAGCATATACAGCTAATGGAAATCTTTAAGTAGCTATCGAGCATATTCAT is a window encoding:
- the LOC121771019 gene encoding CASP-like protein 1B1, coding for MLLSLCIYIIHAFVNEKSLPSQLHTIQQSSTIPLTTTAATEMPSEGGEKPEVGQDQAPAASTKVDWIIKVLRLLAFLLTLDATLVMALNKQTKTFTVATIGTVPLRATLSAKFQHTPAFVFFVVANANAALHNLLMLAVGFAGSKLSFKGLAPLAVPVLDLVNVAIVSGGASAAVFMGQLGRNGNSHARWNKICDKFESFCDRGGAAMISSLVGVLLMIIICAISIIRLRNHYGYNKLALNSSVLP
- the LOC121771020 gene encoding protein LOL2-like; its protein translation is MQSQIICTGCRTVLLYPRGATNVCCAICNVITAVPPAGMEMAQLICGGCRTLLMHARGAASVRCSCCHTVNLVPGPAAVAPLPTTPPPASSNIAHVNCGNCHTMLMYPAGAPSVKCAVCHFITNVNNGDARVPIPVHPPGGIATSASPPTHLAPSQSHNQTVVVHNPMTVDESGKLVNNVVVGVTT